One segment of Chionomys nivalis chromosome 3, mChiNiv1.1, whole genome shotgun sequence DNA contains the following:
- the LOC130871019 gene encoding eukaryotic translation initiation factor 1-like, whose protein sequence is MSAIQNLHSFNPFAGASKGDDLLPAGTEDYIHIRIQQRNGRKTLTTVQGIADDYDKKKLVKAFKKKFACNGTVIEHPEYGEVIQLQGDQRKNMCQFLIEIGLAKDDQLKVHGF, encoded by the coding sequence ATGTCCGCTATTCAGAACCTCCACTCTTTCAACCCCTTTGCTGGTGCAAGTAAGGGTGATGACCTGCTTCCTGCTGGCACTGAGGATTATATCCATATAAGAATTCAACAGAGAAACGGCAGGAAGACCCTTACCACTGTCCAAGGGATCGCTGATGATTACGATAAAAAGAAACTAGTGAAGGCGTTTAAGAAGAAATTTGCCTGCAATGGTACTGTAATTGAGCATCCAGAATATGGAGAAGTAATTCAGCTACAGGGTGACCAGCGCAAGAACATGTGCCAGTTCCTAATAGAGATTGGACTGGCTAAGGACGATCAGCTGAAGGTTCATGGGTTTTAA